In Bubalus kerabau isolate K-KA32 ecotype Philippines breed swamp buffalo chromosome 4, PCC_UOA_SB_1v2, whole genome shotgun sequence, one DNA window encodes the following:
- the LOC129650880 gene encoding histone H2B type 1-K-like: protein MPEPAKSAPAPKKGSKKAVTKAQKKDGKKHKHSRKESYSAYMYKVLKQVHPDTGILSKAMGIMNSFVNDIFERNAGEASCLTGVAGRNGTPRTRLQGCRWDRSAEGARNAVSRSARPSFSPSPTQASHKPRPPESPLRPRSDPAPSPPGFAPPAPVTW from the exons ATGCCTGAACCGGCTAAGTCTGCTCCTGCGCCTAAAAAGGGCTctaaaaaagctgtgaccaaggccCAGAAGAAGGACGGCAAGAAGCACAAGCACAGCCGGAAGGAGAGCTACTCCGCGTACAtgtacaaggtgctgaagcaagtCCATCCGGACACCGGCATCTTGTCCAAGGCCAtgggaatcatgaactcctttgtCAATGACATTTTCGAGCGCAACGCTGGCGAGGCATCGTGCCTG ACAGGCGTAGCGGGGCGAAACGGAACACCCCGGACGCGGCTGCAGGGATGCCGCTGGGACCGATCTGCAGAGGGCGCCCGGAATGCTGTCAGCCGCTCAGCCCGCCCAAGCTTCTCCCCAAGCCCCACCCAAGCCTCTCACAAGCCCCGCCCACCCGAATCCCCGCTCCGCCCCCGCTCagaccccgccccctccccgcccggctTTGCTCCGCCCGCCCCAGTCACGTGGTGA